AGTGATCGCTTCCACCACCACTCAAGCCACTCCAGCATCTGGAGCATATTTGGCCACTTTTCCGGCATCCGGCAACCTGGCATACATTGCGACATCATCCGCCAACGGGCCGATTGGGACGGTACAGCTGCAATCGAACGGTGGTGCTGCCGGTACGATCGCGGTTCCCGTGACAGCAATCCCGCTGGCGGCGTACCGTGACATCAACGTCCCACCGCCACCGCCCGTCCAACCGATCGGTGTAGCATTCGCTTCGGCAGGTCGTCGTACGACAGTTTACGTTGATGCGGCGCGTGTCTCGCCCCAGGGCACACTACAGCAAGCGatctaccagcagcagcagcaaccagcgCAAGCTCAACAGCAAGCATTAGACTATGGATACGTGCAGATTCCGGTTGACAATCGGGTGTACAAACGGGACACAGATCGTAGTACGGAGGTGGTAGCCGATCAACAAAAGCACCCTAAAAAAGCACTACAGAAGACGCGAAACCAAGCGAAACGCCAGCAGCCGGAGCGCAAAGCGATGTAAATTCCACGTGGTTGGTTGTAATGATCTGTTTTCTAATAGCTAATTacttgtaataaaaaaaattatcgtaACATTCAGTTGGCTTGTGGTTTTAATGTATTCTGATGAGGGGGTGGTTCATACATTTAACTGCGCATTGCATCATCGTGATATAATTGGGAAAGGACAAGGAAAGGTAGGTAGGTTTCGGttgaacgatttttaattGTCTGAAAATTAGCTTATAGGAAACATATCGTAATTGTGATTTACAATTTACTATTCGGCCTGTTATGCCTTTTTACCAAAATCaccagaaatataaaatattttccgatGGCCCTATGTCCTAGCAATTTTCCCAAGTATCCATCAACTTTTGCAATGCCTCTATTTTAGAGAGCTTAACATTTAACGGCGTGATTAGTCGATACCGCATCACCTTGTAAGACCACAAAATACACCAGCAGCTAATGAGTAATAAAAAGCGCACCAGAACCttcttttatcttcttttatCTTTTGAAATCTTAAGCAGtcagtttgtttgttcaaaattttaaagaaggTCTTACAGTAAGTCAATGTTGTTATCATACGGACGGAACTTTTGATGACAGATGAGAAAAAATATCTCTCCAACATTGCTTGCTGCCAATAGTGATGAGAAAAACGGCTCTTGTGTCGGAAACGGCTCCGACCGACTACAGAAATGAGTGGTATCGGTTCCACACCCACGCCTCCAGAGTCGGTTCTGAGACGTGGGTGCGGAAACAGCTTAGGAACCATTGGGTCGGATCCGGCCACGAAGATGTTGGTGCGCTTCGTAGCACCCAACACTAGCATCTAATAACAACATCCTATAGTGGCAATCATTCAAAAGGAATCATCCCAAAAGgacaaatttcaataaaacccGAAAAAGtactgaaaaatatttttattttaattgattttccatttttgattAATGATTTTCCATTAAAGAGGTTGCAATATTGTTTTACTGGACACATTTAGGATGCAGACTTCgagaataaattattcaacgaGTTTCTTCAATGATATTATAAAGTTTTAGCCAAAAACACACTATAACAAATTTTCTAATGCATCATTTCGAATGCCCTCTTAGCTACAGTGTAAGCAAATACATTCATGCCACCGAAAAGTGAAAACTTCTTTTGAAAAGTGTGCTGGTTACTTCACACGAGCACAATTTCTAGCACTTTTATTCAGTACTATACCTGttatacctgcttgccggaggctctgatcgcgatagagcccgagtgggaagcagcgtgttagtcgacggcgacaacctcgaggtagtagaggagttctgctatcttgggaccgCCGTAACTttggataacgatgtcagcagcgaaatccggagacgcattgttcaggagaatcgtgcctactaccgtctgctgagatccacaaaccttcgagaccgcacgaaatgtgagatatattgcacactgattcgcccggtggtcctatatggccacgagttttggaccatccgagcggaagATGCAAACGCTCCACGAgcaatgaaccacgagcttgctgagctatacggagaaccggacatcctgacggtagcaaagaccggcagaaTACAATGGCTgcggcatgttatgaggatgccagactcatgcctcgccaagaaggtattcgtcaacGACACAGCGTGTTCGTTGGCtagatcaggtgaagggtgacctgtcaGAGATCGGATGCCTACAGGAATGGGAAGCttcagccagggatcgagtttcctggaaatttattgttgaccgggccatgtcacgacgacgtactctttaaaagagcaggccaacatgagagagtgagagtgagagagtggACCTAACGTTAGACGGAGAGCGAAGCGGGGTGGAAAAGTAGTTGTGATGGGCCCCGGGAAGTCATTCCTCCAAGAGCCTCCTAACTGCTTGATCCACCACTGATCGTGTCATAAATATAACACCGGACAATCCTAGTATAAGTTCATATCAGCAACCAATTGCATACTGTCCAAACAAACGGAGAAATGCACTAGGAGGACAGGAATCACGGATTGACCTATCAACTTACTTAATCATTATTACATATTATTCATTATTGGCTATGACGGCACGACGTCGTGTTGACCAATATTACTTTTTTTAGTTTGTcacaatttaaaatgtttgccTCAAGGGCCATTTTGGGACAAGCAGTTGAACGCTGCCTTGAAGCCGATGTAAAGGACATCGACCTGTATACCATCAAGCAACTACACAAACGGGAATACTGAGGAGGGAATACGcggagagaaaagaagaagaattgagGAATGGACAAGACTCGAATAAATTAAACGTATCACAAAGGTTTGAATTGCCTTGACAGTTAGCAGGAGATGTACGACCATCTCTCTTTAAAGATTGCAATCATCCAGGCTGATTTCCAGAGCGAAGCGCGAATGTTCCCAAGTTAACCGATCTAGTAAGTCGGTGGGTTAAGAATGGGAGCATAAAACCACTTTAGAATCGATCAGCACAGAGAAGGGAATGTCGTCAGAACTGGGAGAGAATTACTTCAACTGAGCCTATGCTGGGAGCAACTGCGGTACACCATTCGAACGCTTCTTCGCGATTCTCTTCCCAAATCATATTAAAGCGAATGCAGGCAAATATTTGTAATAgcagcatttttttgtagaaaaaaatgtttccaaatTATCGTACCAGAGTTATGAGGCGTGGTAATATAAGGCATGACTGGCATTTAAATCATAACTGAAGCTATCGCTAATCGATTATAATGATTCGCACTTGAGATAACATGTATCCATCACGTATCTTCAATCCATAAACATTTAACATTGATTTATGGCATGCAAATCAATATTATATGTAATTTTCTATATCAACACCCTCAAGCCGGTACCGGTACTTGAGAAATAAATTGCCCACTTCAGGGCCAATTGTCGAAGGTCAAGAGGTAACATATGTTCAATAAATGTACTGTCTGCTAGGCTTGCGATAGCCTCAATCCCTTGTGCACCAACGCCATTCATTCACTGAAATAGATCGTCGAGCAAACGTGACggtactaaaaataaataaacttccaTTCAGGtcataaattttgcttacgTTTGTTTTCGAACGCGTCACTGAACGAGGATCACATGCCGCGGCGAACAAGAATTTGATCGTACCTGTAAAAATAGTACTGATGATATTTCACACATTACCAAAAGGCTTAACAGATACATTAGGCAAACGGATGGAATTTTTCCGGTCAGTTTCGCAAAGCTGTGATAATTTTTCGCATCTTCAGGAAGAAGTGAATGCAATACGaataaaaactgaaacacaCTTATCGCCTAGAGCACACGAAACACATGTTTTTGCACTTGGTAATATAGTCGTTTATATTGTTCTATGTTTAAAGCAGTTGTCCACTAAACTAATTTGTTTTAATCATTTCATAACTATATAAACTTttgactgatttttttttcttgaactttttttccaaatcTAGTCCGAATCGTTGAGATATTTGAGGCAATCTATCGTTTtaggaaaatataaaacagaTAGATAACCCCGTTCAGTACACTAAATGAGATATACCAATCCTGTGCATCTCGTCCAAGTGCAAGCAATACGTATCACGGCCACTCACATCCAATATCCATACATGCTTCGGTTTGTCATCGCGATAACATCTTATCAATCACAGTTTTTTCTTGTGCCTGGCACCAGAAACAATAGCGtcgttttatgcttttttacgGCAAATGGGAGGAAAATATGGGGCGGGTTTGGTTTGGCCGTGGGACTCAACGGAGAATAAATAGTGCCTTGCTCTATTCATTAATACTTATTTACACCTGTTTTGTAACGATAAGAACAAATGTAAGGGCCATTattagtaaaaaaagaagtagTTTGAAGGGATTTAGGGCAGACAAATCGCATACTTACTTCTTTGAGTATCCTAATAGCCTCTCCTTATTAGTCATCCTTTTTGTTGAAGATGTACTCGTTTGCCATCGTGTAGCCAAGACCTATGGACAGGGCGGCAACTACTGTGCCTTGGGCGGCCACTCGCAACTGCATTAGAAACACGGACGTGGACATTGCTCCCCGGTGCTTGTATTTGTAAGCGCCGATGGCACACACCGCGACCAGTCCGGCAATCCCGATCGGCATGAAGGGCGATTCGCGGGCCTTACGGGCGAGCTTATCCGAGTGAGTCTCGTTGAACGATGGAGCTTTACTACTCATCCTGCGCCAACAGCAATAAAGATAACAATAGGAGGGACAGTTAATTTATAGCTCCACTTGCTACGCTCATCGCTACTGAACATAGCCACTTTTTGCATCGACCTGCAGCTGCTGCTTTCACCAGCAATTCTTTCTTCCTCTAAAGTTCAAGGTCACACACACCTTGCATGAGAGAAGCATGATGCGTTACATCACGAGGATAGTTTGCGGTGAAGAGTGCACAGTGTACAGCTTCCTGAATAATTTTGCATACCTGATAGTTTTCACGTTCCGTCAGCCACCGGCAAATATTGTCCACGTGTGGATAAGCCCTGGAGAAGGGAGATTTTAACCCACTTTATCCCTTCCGCCTGTTCGGGGTCGCGAAAGATGATGAAATTCGCGTTGCAGCGCGCCAGATGATTgactcacaaaaaaaagaacaagtgACAGCCAGATGTTTGTGTTGGTTGTGTGATCTACGATGTCGCAGTCTTCGGTCATTTCCTGTGACGGGTAGCAAGAAACGATAAATAAAGCCACGTATACACGGTCATGAAGTCATCCAATTTTCAAGTGTGTTTATCAGCAATTTAATAAAAGTAGGAAAAAGGGTTAAAGGCTCAAGAAAACGCCCCTCGCCCTCCTTGGCGACATTTGTTCATCCTTATATGAAAAACGTCCAAATCTATGcatagtaaataaacaaattgtgTTTGTGGACTACATGTACAGTAAGGTTGGGgtttcaacataaaaaatatcagaatttgtagaaaacataaaaaagtacaTATTTTGCTGTATCAttctgatttttaaaaattaaatttcaacttCTAAATGTTTAATTCCAAACATCTAACTTATCGTTTCCACATGACAGTTGAAACGATAAGTTCAATTCAACGGCTTGTTTTGACAAGCCGTTTTCTTTTGTGCGGAAGCAAGCCATCATCAACCGTTGCAATTTTTCAAACCTCAACAGCCACCCAACGACGACGCTTGCACAGATCAAAGCGAATCGAGTACTGGTAGGAGTTCAACTGTAGGCCGAAGTGCAAAAAGTTCCGTTTGCGAGTGAAAATCTGTGTAATATTATCGAAAAAGCGTGTAAAACTgattgaatttatatttttggtgCATATTTTATGTGGGAAATGCAATAATGGATCCATTTACACAGGTAAGCTACCGCCAAACAACTGTGGCGTCCTACGAGAGCGTTTTCGTGTGCTAATGGAAGATGCTATGttttactgtgtgtgtgtgtgtgtgtgtgtgtgtgtgtggtttttgtttgtttcagaaCATTCTTGAGCGTGCTGAGAAACGAGCGGCCGCTCTTGGCATTACGAATACCTCCAAGTTTCCACTGTCGGAATTTAATTACGAAGTGGACAAGCAACCCACTGGTGGTTCGCCCAAGAAAAAGTCCGCCGTGAAGAAACACTCGGCACCGAAACCGCCATCGACCACGAGCGTATCTACGCGTACGGCAACGGACGGTGAGCGTACCACTACGGTGGACATTGGCGGTCAGGACAATTGTGATGTAGCGCTGGAAATAAACATCACCACAAGCGCCAACCTGCAGGTTGATCTGGGCGTGAAGGAACTCGAAAACGATGGCACCGTTAAAAAGCAATGGGAGCATAATATTGTGCGTGCGCTTGAGGGTGAGAAGGAAAATAGTGCCGAGGCGAAAAGTCTCATCCGAGACCAAAGCCGGAATCAGCTGCAACGGCTCGGAACGCTCTACTCCGAAACGCAGGATCTTTCTTCGCCCGTGCATCGTACCGAGGGTCGATTTCATGAGGATATGAAGCAAACCAGCAAACCCAAACCGAAGCTGGCAAAGCTAGCCATGTTGGCAGATTCGATTAACAACTGGGAGGACGATACTTCGCATCCGGACATTACGCATCACCGTGAGACGATTGTACCGGGTAGGGAGCCAAAATCACCCACCGCCCGTCGACAAAGTCCTAAGCGTGCTGGAGGTAGCGGTTCTGTTGCATCGGCTGCAACAGGTACGGGTGCAACGCCCAAAAAGTACCCAGCACCTAATCCACCGAAATCGATCCTCAGTCCCCATAAGCTGGGTAGCAACGGTGGTGAGTCGTCGGGGGCGGCAGGTAAACCGCTTCCAACGAAATCGCTTAAATGGGATCAGAAAGTAATGGACACGCTCGAATCGCAAGGATTCCAAAGGCGTGAATCAACCACCTCGAAACTGGTG
This genomic window from Anopheles maculipalpis chromosome 2RL, idAnoMacuDA_375_x, whole genome shotgun sequence contains:
- the LOC126556460 gene encoding HIG1 domain family member 1A, mitochondrial encodes the protein MSSKAPSFNETHSDKLARKARESPFMPIGIAGLVAVCAIGAYKYKHRGAMSTSVFLMQLRVAAQGTVVAALSIGLGYTMANEYIFNKKDD